The following are encoded in a window of Candidatus Polarisedimenticolia bacterium genomic DNA:
- a CDS encoding alpha/beta hydrolase: MRFVNVWLVVTLLFIASAIAASQTQPTPMEPVEHVYAEPNGTRLKAYVFSPEDTGPKRRSAIVLFHGGGWDTGEPAWAFSRAKHFAQLGMVAIAAQYRLSDQKQTTPIEAMADARAVIRWARAQAGSLGIDSKRVVAFGWSAGGHLAASAAIFGPDGTKDDVSARPDALVLVSPAVSLRADSWAQRLLMGRGTAQDISPDEHVRKGLPPTLILQGDVDSVTPLSGAKRFCERMRTAGNVCELQVFEGFGHLFTPAGTPDDGMPQPDPATSAEALKRADRFLKSRGFLK, encoded by the coding sequence TTGCGGTTCGTCAACGTGTGGCTCGTCGTAACCCTGCTCTTCATTGCGTCCGCAATCGCAGCGAGCCAGACTCAACCGACCCCCATGGAGCCGGTGGAGCATGTCTACGCGGAGCCGAACGGAACGCGGCTCAAGGCCTACGTCTTCTCTCCGGAGGACACAGGTCCGAAGCGACGGTCTGCCATCGTGCTGTTCCATGGCGGCGGCTGGGACACGGGAGAACCGGCCTGGGCGTTTTCGCGCGCGAAGCATTTCGCGCAACTCGGGATGGTGGCAATCGCGGCCCAGTATCGCCTCTCCGATCAGAAGCAAACAACCCCGATTGAGGCCATGGCCGACGCTCGTGCGGTCATTCGCTGGGCGCGGGCACAGGCAGGTTCCCTGGGGATCGATTCGAAGCGCGTCGTCGCCTTCGGCTGGTCCGCGGGAGGCCATCTCGCGGCCTCGGCGGCGATATTCGGCCCCGACGGCACCAAGGACGACGTCAGCGCGAGGCCCGACGCGCTCGTCCTCGTGTCTCCCGCAGTCTCGCTGAGGGCGGACAGCTGGGCACAGCGTCTGCTGATGGGTCGCGGGACCGCCCAGGACATCTCACCCGATGAGCATGTACGCAAGGGGCTTCCACCGACGTTGATTCTCCAGGGCGATGTCGACAGCGTCACACCGCTGAGCGGCGCGAAGCGCTTCTGCGAGCGTATGCGGACCGCCGGCAATGTGTGCGAGCTGCAGGTCTTCGAAGGGTTTGGTCATCTGTTTACTCCCGCGGGCACTCCGGATGACGGCATGCCCCAGCCGGATCCCGCCACCTCCGCAGAGGCTTTGAAGCGGGCCGACCGTTTCCTGAAATCGCGGGGCTTCCTGAAATGA
- a CDS encoding ABC transporter permease produces MASRMLRRPGRNAGVAMRFLLRSLALRRGNFLMAIVAIASAATLTATLLALDADVRRKMSQDVRGFGPNMLVTPPLGTEGAILDEAALRGAAARLARAGIAVEPPPALLLLASGGVRPAGTEGAWHGATVTGAEFPALPRLNAGWKIEGAWPNTATECVVGSALAERISSPRGSSLVIHLGDHELSCHVSGVLATGESEEEQIFLPLSSLQEKIGAAGRVSLASFTISGGSAEVTRAARLLEKELPGAQARVLWQVAEGQGALLAKLHRLSLSLSLVVLVLCALCVMTTLLSSVLEREPEIGLMRSLGAGDGEILAMFLGEATILSLIGALSGTLVGGVLARLLGQRLFDAAVTLRWEVLPAVLGVSLALGWIAVLAPLRRALAVRPADALRGE; encoded by the coding sequence GTGGCCTCTAGGATGCTGCGCCGGCCGGGACGCAACGCCGGGGTGGCGATGCGCTTCCTGCTGCGCTCCCTGGCGCTGCGCCGCGGCAACTTTCTGATGGCCATCGTGGCGATTGCCTCGGCCGCCACGCTCACGGCGACGCTTCTGGCGCTCGACGCCGACGTGCGGCGCAAGATGTCGCAGGATGTCAGGGGATTCGGGCCCAACATGCTGGTGACGCCGCCGCTCGGGACCGAAGGGGCAATCCTCGATGAAGCGGCGCTGCGGGGCGCCGCGGCGCGACTCGCGCGCGCCGGAATTGCCGTCGAGCCGCCGCCCGCGCTTCTCCTGCTGGCCTCCGGAGGAGTCCGACCGGCAGGCACCGAGGGCGCCTGGCACGGCGCCACCGTCACGGGAGCGGAGTTTCCCGCGCTGCCGCGCCTCAACGCGGGCTGGAAGATCGAGGGGGCATGGCCGAATACGGCGACCGAGTGCGTCGTCGGATCGGCGCTTGCCGAGCGGATCTCATCGCCTCGGGGCTCGTCTCTGGTGATTCACCTGGGAGACCATGAGCTTTCCTGCCACGTCAGCGGCGTGCTGGCCACCGGAGAATCGGAAGAAGAGCAGATCTTCCTGCCGCTGTCCTCGCTTCAGGAGAAGATCGGTGCCGCGGGGCGCGTCTCCCTCGCTTCCTTCACCATCTCGGGCGGCTCCGCCGAGGTGACGCGCGCGGCGCGGCTTCTCGAAAAGGAGCTCCCCGGCGCGCAGGCGCGCGTCTTGTGGCAGGTGGCCGAGGGCCAGGGAGCGCTCCTGGCGAAGCTGCACCGCCTGTCGTTGTCGCTCTCGCTGGTGGTGCTGGTGCTGTGCGCCCTGTGCGTGATGACGACGCTGCTTTCCTCGGTGCTGGAGCGGGAGCCCGAGATTGGCTTGATGCGATCGCTGGGGGCCGGCGACGGGGAGATCCTGGCGATGTTCCTCGGGGAGGCGACGATCCTGAGCCTGATTGGAGCCTTGTCGGGTACGCTCGTCGGCGGGGTCCTGGCGCGCCTGCTGGGGCAGCGCCTCTTCGACGCGGCGGTGACGCTGCGCTGGGAGGTTCTGCCGGCGGTGCTGGGCGTCTCGCTGGCGCTCGGCTGGATTGCCGTCCTGGCGCCGCTGCGCCGGGCCCTCGCGGTCCGGCCCGCCGACGCGCTGCGGGGAGAATGA
- a CDS encoding cache domain-containing protein, which translates to MIRKSVFAIGMAILLSLAVSTAQAAQADFGTAAEAKAMLEKAVAAMKDNKDKALEMFNKGEGGFRDRDLYVFCANATDGIITAHPYLKGENLTDIVGKKGFPLGKEIMKTATEGKILEVTYWWPRPGTEKPLEKHTYYTKVLGQNCGVGYYK; encoded by the coding sequence ATGATACGCAAGTCGGTATTCGCAATCGGAATGGCAATTCTGCTTTCTCTTGCCGTGAGCACGGCACAGGCCGCTCAAGCGGATTTCGGCACCGCCGCGGAGGCCAAGGCGATGCTCGAGAAGGCCGTGGCCGCGATGAAGGACAACAAGGACAAGGCGCTGGAGATGTTCAACAAGGGCGAGGGCGGGTTCAGGGATCGGGATCTCTACGTCTTCTGCGCCAACGCCACGGACGGCATTATCACGGCGCACCCTTACCTGAAGGGCGAGAACCTGACGGACATCGTGGGCAAGAAAGGATTCCCGCTCGGCAAGGAAATCATGAAAACCGCCACCGAGGGGAAGATCCTGGAGGTCACCTATTGGTGGCCGCGCCCCGGCACTGAAAAGCCGCTCGAGAAGCACACCTACTATACGAAGGTCCTGGGACAGAACTGCGGGGTCGGCTACTACAAGTAA
- a CDS encoding ATP-binding cassette domain-containing protein, protein MSFVSLQNVTRRYDRQVTALDRVSLDIAAGEWVAVMGPSGSGKTTMLNLLGGLDAPDEGHILVGGVDLSSLPRRERIRYRRESVGLVFQQYHLIPYLTAVENVMLAQYLHSQADETEARQALEQVGLGHRLEHLPAQLSGGEKQRVGIARALINRPQLVLADEPTGSLDAENQQAVLELFQRIHAAGQTLVMVTHDPTVGGLADRQIRLEHGRIAGEVFASHASEEDIDEVLEYLWMKHEGDAAAHEICGRGFRLATPPLLERLRASGIVGPSSDPELTPAGLVRAESLVRRQRLAETLFTQTFQMQEHQVEEEACVFEHILSPAMTDSICTFLGHPKLCPHGKPIPRGECCRQAGKALAR, encoded by the coding sequence ATGAGCTTCGTCAGTCTGCAGAACGTGACGCGGCGCTACGACCGCCAGGTGACCGCTCTGGACCGGGTGAGCCTCGATATCGCCGCCGGAGAGTGGGTCGCCGTGATGGGCCCCTCCGGGTCGGGCAAGACGACGATGCTGAACCTGCTCGGCGGGCTCGACGCTCCCGACGAGGGACACATCCTGGTGGGCGGGGTCGACCTCTCCTCCCTGCCGCGGAGAGAGCGCATTCGCTACCGCCGCGAGTCGGTCGGGCTGGTATTCCAGCAATACCACCTCATCCCCTATCTGACCGCCGTCGAGAACGTGATGCTGGCGCAATATCTCCATAGCCAAGCCGACGAGACGGAGGCGAGGCAAGCCCTCGAGCAGGTCGGCTTGGGCCACCGGCTCGAGCACCTTCCCGCGCAGCTGTCGGGAGGCGAGAAGCAGCGGGTCGGGATTGCCCGCGCCCTGATCAACCGCCCGCAGCTGGTGCTGGCCGACGAACCCACCGGCTCCCTGGACGCCGAGAACCAGCAGGCGGTACTGGAGCTTTTCCAGCGCATCCACGCGGCGGGGCAGACGCTGGTGATGGTCACCCACGATCCGACGGTCGGCGGCCTCGCCGACCGCCAGATCCGCCTGGAGCACGGGCGCATCGCCGGCGAGGTATTTGCCTCGCACGCGAGCGAGGAGGACATCGACGAGGTTCTGGAATATCTCTGGATGAAGCACGAGGGGGACGCCGCGGCCCATGAGATCTGCGGGCGCGGGTTCCGCCTCGCCACGCCCCCGCTGCTCGAGCGCCTGCGTGCCAGCGGCATCGTGGGACCGTCATCGGATCCGGAGCTGACGCCCGCCGGCCTGGTCCGTGCCGAGAGCCTCGTGCGGCGCCAGCGGCTGGCGGAGACGCTTTTCACCCAGACCTTCCAGATGCAGGAGCATCAGGTGGAGGAGGAGGCTTGCGTTTTCGAGCACATCCTCTCCCCCGCCATGACCGATTCGATCTGCACCTTCCTGGGCCATCCGAAGCTCTGCCCGCACGGCAAGCCGATCCCGCGCGGCGAATGCTGCCGCCAGGCGGGCAAGGCGCTGGCCCGCTAG
- the bla gene encoding class A beta-lactamase, whose product MQRRDFILGSLAGLAWPLAIRSSAPGDGARKAAQSLDEIEARAGGRLGVATLEVDTGRRLVHRPDERFPMCSTFKWLLVAQVLSRVDRGEERLERRVAYDAKDLLEHAPTTRARLGEGFMSVSELCEAAIEVSDNTAANLLLSSVGGPGGFTAYLRGLGDSVTRLDRIEPELNSAVAGDPRDTTTPAAMVANLRSLLLGSELSQASRKRLIGYLVGSTTGAAKLRAGLPGHWRVGDKTGTGANGATNDVAIVWPAPQKPFLVAAYLAEAAAPEKERNGALADVGHLVAGWVGA is encoded by the coding sequence ATGCAGCGGCGTGACTTCATTCTCGGGTCGCTGGCGGGCCTAGCCTGGCCCCTGGCCATCCGCTCGTCCGCACCAGGCGACGGAGCGCGGAAGGCGGCGCAGAGCCTCGACGAAATCGAGGCGCGAGCCGGCGGGCGGCTGGGCGTGGCGACCCTCGAAGTGGACACCGGCCGCCGGCTCGTCCACCGCCCCGACGAGCGCTTCCCGATGTGCAGCACCTTCAAATGGCTGCTGGTGGCCCAAGTCCTGTCGCGCGTGGATCGCGGCGAGGAACGCCTCGAACGGCGCGTCGCGTACGATGCGAAGGACCTGCTCGAGCATGCGCCGACCACCCGTGCCCGTCTGGGGGAAGGTTTCATGAGCGTTTCCGAGCTTTGCGAAGCCGCCATCGAGGTGAGCGACAACACGGCGGCGAACCTGCTGCTGAGCTCGGTGGGCGGGCCGGGCGGCTTCACCGCCTATCTGCGAGGCCTGGGCGATTCGGTGACACGGCTCGATCGCATCGAGCCGGAGCTCAACAGCGCCGTGGCGGGGGATCCCCGGGACACGACGACGCCCGCGGCGATGGTGGCCAACCTGAGAAGCCTGCTGCTGGGCTCCGAGCTCTCACAAGCTTCACGCAAGCGCCTGATCGGGTATCTGGTAGGCAGCACGACGGGTGCCGCGAAGCTGCGCGCGGGACTTCCCGGACACTGGCGCGTCGGCGACAAGACCGGCACGGGCGCGAACGGCGCGACCAACGACGTTGCAATCGTATGGCCGGCGCCACAGAAACCATTCCTCGTCGCTGCTTACCTGGCCGAAGCCGCCGCACCCGAGAAAGAGCGCAACGGCGCGCTGGCCGACGTCGGACATCTCGTCGCCGGCTGGGTCGGGGCGTGA
- a CDS encoding DUF2200 domain-containing protein: MDKHRVFKMSFASVYPLYVQKVENKGRKKKEVDEVICWLTGYSQHTLAEQIKRRSDLETFFRDAPALHPNASKITGVICGVRIEEIEDPLMRNIRYMDKLVDELAKGRPMGRILRGQGARFTAKTA; this comes from the coding sequence ATGGATAAGCACCGTGTCTTCAAGATGTCATTTGCGAGCGTGTATCCCCTCTATGTCCAGAAAGTGGAGAACAAGGGGCGCAAGAAAAAGGAAGTAGACGAGGTCATCTGCTGGCTGACGGGCTACAGCCAGCACACCCTGGCAGAGCAGATCAAACGGCGCAGCGATCTGGAGACCTTCTTCCGCGATGCGCCGGCGCTCCATCCCAACGCAAGCAAGATCACCGGCGTTATCTGCGGGGTTCGCATCGAGGAGATCGAAGACCCGCTCATGCGCAACATCCGATATATGGACAAGCTGGTGGATGAACTGGCCAAGGGCCGGCCGATGGGAAGGATCCTGCGCGGCCAAGGCGCACGCTTTACAGCGAAAACCGCCTGA
- a CDS encoding transcriptional repressor: MDATGRFERYLAVNRLKMTRSRRAILEEILAVRGHFTADDLLAHFRRRGREVAPATLYRTLARLVEAGLVHRIDMAKGQARYEPMVGRHHHDHMVCVSCGKILEFENRQIERLVAAICRRRRFQLIEHTHQLRGRCSACARSSRSSSGQPAVS; encoded by the coding sequence TTGGACGCGACCGGCCGCTTCGAGCGCTACCTCGCCGTCAACCGCCTGAAGATGACCCGCTCCCGCCGCGCCATCCTGGAGGAGATCCTCGCGGTGCGCGGCCACTTCACGGCTGACGATCTGCTGGCCCATTTCCGCCGCCGCGGGCGCGAGGTGGCCCCGGCGACGCTGTACCGCACCCTGGCGCGCCTTGTGGAGGCGGGGCTGGTGCACCGCATCGACATGGCGAAGGGCCAGGCGCGCTACGAGCCGATGGTGGGAAGGCACCACCACGACCACATGGTCTGCGTGAGCTGCGGCAAGATCCTGGAGTTCGAGAACCGCCAGATCGAGCGGCTGGTGGCGGCCATCTGCCGCCGGCGCCGGTTCCAGCTGATCGAGCACACCCACCAGCTCCGCGGCCGCTGCTCCGCCTGCGCCCGCTCTTCCCGGTCGTCATCCGGACAGCCCGCAGTCTCCTGA
- a CDS encoding VOC family protein, giving the protein MDEQTPPSEIYPMPAFPTLVVRDLEVSVRWYQEVLGFKHVFTIPGPGGSPILVHLRWIKYGDLLLRKLMGPTDDRPKGVGVILSFAVFEGRVDDVAGRARRLGAKLETEPKNQPWNARDFSIRDPDGFQLTFTQGPVDPGLGMDSIIQRNMGAERA; this is encoded by the coding sequence ATGGATGAACAAACGCCACCATCTGAGATCTATCCGATGCCTGCGTTCCCGACGCTGGTCGTTCGGGACCTTGAGGTATCGGTCCGTTGGTATCAGGAAGTCCTCGGATTCAAGCACGTTTTCACGATTCCGGGTCCTGGAGGTAGCCCGATCCTGGTACACCTGCGCTGGATCAAATACGGCGACTTGCTGCTGCGGAAACTGATGGGCCCGACAGACGACCGGCCCAAAGGCGTGGGCGTCATTCTGTCGTTCGCAGTCTTTGAAGGTCGGGTGGATGATGTTGCCGGGCGCGCGCGCCGCCTGGGTGCAAAGCTGGAAACGGAACCGAAGAACCAACCCTGGAATGCTCGCGACTTCAGCATCCGCGATCCTGATGGCTTCCAGTTGACGTTCACGCAGGGGCCGGTTGATCCGGGCCTCGGAATGGATTCCATCATCCAACGCAATATGGGTGCTGAGCGTGCCTAG
- a CDS encoding amidohydrolase, whose protein sequence is MRARILATLIVVFSAAALTCAPPPDRGGPTLSSPSGVDSEITAFIGKIRAVDNHSHANSVDPSDSDQDALPLEVILPFEVPVQLRPDNPIWMAAYKALYAYPHADLSDEHLKALRDAMQRAREEQGDNFAAWALDQVGTHVLLANRIAMGRGLTPPRFRWVSYVDALMLPLSTKAEGAASPDRRKLFPLEEKLLRRYLSDLKVERLPSTLEAYLGRVVTPTLEAQRRDGCVAVKFEAALLRSLDFAEASEEAAARIYAKHVFAGEPSKADYKLLQDFLFRYIAREAGRLGMAVHIHSFDGPGNFFVAAGADPLLLEPMLNDAALRATDFVIVHGGGAYAAHAGSMLWKPNVYVDTSAMALLYTPRKLSEVLRDWLTLYPEKVLFGTDAAALGPDLGWEVSAWVATRNAREALAMALTNMMRDGEVSRPRAEEIATMVMRENAGKLYKLDLQ, encoded by the coding sequence GTGAGAGCACGCATCCTTGCGACCTTGATCGTCGTTTTCAGCGCCGCAGCTCTGACCTGTGCGCCGCCTCCGGATCGAGGCGGGCCGACCCTTTCGTCTCCCTCAGGCGTGGATTCCGAAATCACCGCGTTCATCGGGAAAATCCGAGCCGTCGACAACCACAGCCATGCCAACAGCGTCGATCCGTCCGATTCGGACCAGGATGCCCTGCCGCTGGAAGTGATTTTGCCGTTCGAGGTGCCGGTACAGCTTCGGCCCGACAATCCGATCTGGATGGCGGCTTACAAGGCTCTCTACGCCTATCCCCACGCGGACTTGAGCGACGAGCACTTGAAAGCCCTGCGCGACGCGATGCAGCGGGCCCGTGAGGAGCAAGGCGACAATTTCGCCGCCTGGGCCCTCGACCAGGTCGGCACGCACGTCTTGCTCGCCAACCGGATCGCGATGGGCCGGGGGCTCACGCCCCCTCGCTTTCGATGGGTATCCTACGTGGACGCGCTCATGCTGCCGCTGTCGACTAAGGCCGAAGGCGCCGCATCGCCCGATCGCAGGAAGCTGTTCCCTCTGGAGGAGAAGCTGCTGCGGCGCTACCTGTCCGACTTGAAGGTAGAAAGGCTCCCCTCGACGCTGGAGGCCTATCTGGGGAGAGTCGTGACGCCCACCCTCGAGGCCCAGCGGAGAGATGGCTGTGTGGCGGTGAAATTCGAGGCCGCGCTCCTGCGCTCCCTCGACTTCGCCGAGGCTTCCGAAGAGGCTGCGGCCCGGATCTATGCGAAGCATGTCTTCGCCGGTGAGCCGTCGAAAGCCGACTACAAGCTGCTGCAGGATTTCCTGTTCCGCTACATCGCGCGCGAAGCCGGCCGATTGGGGATGGCGGTCCACATTCACTCGTTCGACGGTCCGGGCAATTTCTTCGTTGCCGCCGGGGCCGATCCGTTGCTTCTCGAGCCGATGCTCAACGACGCGGCGCTGCGCGCCACGGACTTCGTGATCGTCCACGGAGGCGGCGCCTACGCGGCGCACGCCGGCTCCATGCTGTGGAAGCCCAACGTCTACGTGGATACCTCCGCCATGGCGCTGCTCTACACGCCCCGAAAGCTGTCCGAGGTGCTGCGCGACTGGCTCACCCTCTATCCGGAGAAGGTGCTCTTCGGCACCGATGCCGCCGCCTTGGGCCCCGATCTGGGATGGGAGGTGTCCGCCTGGGTCGCTACCAGAAATGCCAGGGAAGCACTGGCCATGGCGCTCACCAACATGATGCGCGACGGCGAAGTCAGCCGGCCGCGCGCCGAGGAAATCGCCACGATGGTGATGCGCGAGAACGCCGGGAAGCTCTACAAGCTGGATCTGCAGTGA
- a CDS encoding Fe-S-containing protein, translating into MFEALVVTLREGVEAALVVGIILAYLKRTGREILGRAVYWGLGAGIAASLIAAAVFVRLGIAEEAYEGWLMVLGSFFVITMVIWMWRTGKGMRGEIEGRLEAMAHKDSGTIAAGLFGLTFLLILREGVETVLFLGAVKLTSDSLLAYLGGAVGLALATLFGVAFVRGSIRVDLARFFKVTEIVLLLLGAQLLIGGLHEFGELGSLPVGRREMRLIGPIVKNDVLVVVSLLALPLIVMLVPGREDRRRRSDAQKLEGPQRRLALARLRRDSLWRRLLATAGTLIIASLTVSYAYSRLPKGIDPPALLTPESQDEVRLSTSGLGDGHLHRFGVSIDGVVVRFFVMQSHGKPVPAFDACQVCGASGYVEIKGRLVCLACAADINRETLGTAGGCNPVPLPYRDEGGDLVLRLADLRTMVNAFRAAPAAAGAPPVN; encoded by the coding sequence ATGTTCGAAGCCCTGGTCGTGACCCTCCGGGAAGGCGTGGAAGCCGCCCTCGTGGTGGGGATTATCCTCGCGTATCTCAAGCGCACCGGACGCGAGATTCTGGGACGCGCCGTCTACTGGGGCCTGGGGGCCGGCATCGCGGCGAGCCTGATCGCCGCCGCCGTCTTCGTGCGACTGGGGATCGCGGAGGAGGCCTACGAAGGCTGGCTGATGGTGCTGGGCTCGTTCTTCGTGATCACGATGGTGATCTGGATGTGGCGCACCGGCAAGGGGATGCGCGGCGAGATCGAGGGACGGCTGGAGGCCATGGCGCACAAGGACTCCGGGACGATCGCCGCGGGACTGTTCGGCCTGACCTTCCTGCTGATCCTGCGCGAGGGAGTGGAGACGGTCCTGTTCCTGGGGGCGGTGAAGCTGACCTCCGATTCGCTGCTCGCCTACCTGGGGGGCGCCGTCGGACTCGCACTCGCCACGCTGTTCGGTGTCGCCTTCGTCCGCGGCAGCATCCGGGTCGATCTGGCGCGCTTCTTCAAGGTGACCGAGATCGTCCTGCTCCTGTTGGGGGCCCAGCTCCTGATCGGCGGCCTGCACGAATTCGGCGAGCTGGGGAGCCTGCCGGTGGGGCGGCGCGAGATGCGCCTCATCGGCCCGATCGTCAAGAACGACGTGCTGGTGGTCGTGTCGCTGCTGGCGCTGCCGCTCATCGTGATGCTGGTGCCGGGCCGCGAAGATCGGCGCCGGCGCAGCGACGCCCAGAAGCTGGAAGGACCGCAGCGCCGCCTGGCCCTGGCCAGGCTGCGGCGCGACAGCCTCTGGAGGCGGCTGCTGGCGACGGCGGGGACGCTCATCATCGCCTCGCTGACCGTGTCCTACGCCTATTCGCGGCTGCCGAAAGGAATCGATCCGCCGGCGCTGCTGACACCGGAGTCGCAGGACGAAGTCCGCCTGTCCACCTCCGGGCTGGGGGACGGGCACCTGCATCGCTTCGGCGTGTCGATCGACGGCGTGGTGGTGCGCTTCTTCGTCATGCAGTCGCACGGCAAGCCGGTTCCCGCCTTCGACGCCTGTCAGGTCTGCGGGGCATCCGGCTACGTGGAGATCAAGGGGCGGCTCGTCTGTCTCGCCTGCGCCGCCGACATCAATCGCGAGACCCTCGGAACGGCAGGCGGCTGCAACCCGGTGCCGCTCCCCTACCGTGATGAAGGAGGCGATCTGGTGCTGCGCCTCGCCGATCTGCGCACCATGGTGAACGCCTTCCGCGCGGCTCCCGCGGCGGCCGGCGCGCCGCCGGTGAATTGA
- a CDS encoding right-handed parallel beta-helix repeat-containing protein has product MNRRAWLGVVLALIPASQMGAATVDVDCDAGSALGPAFRSLKPGDTVLVGGTCRENLVIQAELQGITIEGKGKAAIDAPDASLPAIQVLGREVTIRGLTITGGFFGIAINRGATAVIDRITIENASHSDIEVSQNSFGRIVNTTIQRCKQNGIMVMGSSSAHIGVLRSDDKAPSPNIIKSNGADGISVLRASTARIIGNSLSGNRRNGLAIQQVSHADVAGNVFDENGEAGIRVAGNSGVNLADSVMRLFEQPNKTNRPNGLLASVAK; this is encoded by the coding sequence ATGAACCGTCGCGCGTGGCTAGGCGTCGTCCTGGCGCTGATCCCCGCTTCACAGATGGGTGCTGCCACGGTCGATGTCGATTGCGATGCTGGAAGCGCTTTGGGGCCAGCATTCCGCAGCCTGAAACCCGGGGATACCGTTCTCGTGGGTGGGACCTGTCGCGAGAATCTCGTCATCCAGGCGGAGCTCCAAGGCATCACCATCGAGGGAAAGGGCAAAGCCGCGATTGACGCGCCCGACGCGAGCCTGCCAGCGATCCAGGTTCTTGGACGCGAGGTCACCATCAGGGGCCTCACCATCACCGGGGGTTTTTTCGGAATCGCGATCAACCGGGGCGCGACGGCGGTGATCGACCGCATTACCATCGAGAACGCGTCCCATAGCGACATTGAGGTTTCCCAAAACAGCTTTGGACGGATCGTCAACACCACGATCCAACGATGCAAACAGAATGGGATTATGGTGATGGGCAGCTCGTCGGCTCACATCGGCGTACTGCGCTCGGACGACAAGGCTCCCAGCCCCAACATCATCAAGAGCAACGGAGCCGACGGGATCTCGGTGCTGCGCGCGTCGACGGCCCGCATCATCGGGAATTCGCTCAGCGGGAATCGTCGTAACGGGCTCGCCATTCAACAAGTCTCCCACGCCGATGTTGCGGGCAACGTCTTCGATGAGAATGGCGAGGCTGGGATTCGCGTGGCAGGCAATTCGGGAGTAAACCTCGCTGATTCCGTCATGAGATTGTTCGAGCAGCCCAACAAGACCAACAGGCCGAACGGTCTGTTGGCATCCGTTGCGAAGTAG
- a CDS encoding ABC transporter permease: protein MLLRILGDSLFRQKRRKLVVLAAVTLGTAAAAALADIAMDIGDKMSQELKRFGANLVLLPAEGGGEVKVAGEEMGAWRMPSYLDAAGLAKVKDNFWKNNILAFAPVFEARVHAEGRTAALWGTWFERRFDLPSGERFVTGIRSLNPAWSVKGRWIEDLDPEAVSVDPPPALVGVRLAAALGVEVGSRLGVRAEGGDLPLQVVGLLRGGGEEEDAILVTLETAWKAAGTSGKITRIAVSALTTPENAFYARLGSDPRKIPPSEFERWSCTPFVSSIAYELERSVPGSRARIVRRVAESEGRILQRVSALLLLLALMAGLGATLAVTSALTAAVLERRAEFGLLKALGAGNASVIGLLAAEAGILGIAGGLFGALAGAWLARWISLALFGSPVAIPPLAVPLAVAAALAMAFLGCVIPARRLLQLHPFEMLRGL from the coding sequence ATGCTCCTGCGCATCCTGGGTGATTCCCTCTTCCGGCAGAAGCGGCGCAAGCTGGTTGTCCTGGCGGCCGTGACGCTGGGGACCGCCGCGGCCGCGGCGCTGGCCGACATCGCCATGGACATCGGCGACAAGATGAGCCAGGAGCTGAAGCGCTTCGGGGCCAATCTCGTCCTGCTCCCCGCCGAGGGTGGCGGCGAGGTGAAGGTGGCCGGCGAGGAGATGGGCGCCTGGCGGATGCCCTCTTATCTCGACGCCGCCGGCCTTGCGAAGGTCAAAGACAATTTCTGGAAGAACAACATCCTGGCCTTTGCGCCGGTTTTCGAGGCGCGGGTGCACGCTGAGGGGCGCACGGCCGCCCTGTGGGGGACCTGGTTCGAGCGGCGTTTCGACCTTCCCTCCGGGGAGCGCTTCGTCACCGGAATCCGCAGCCTGAATCCCGCCTGGAGCGTGAAAGGGCGCTGGATCGAGGACCTCGATCCGGAAGCCGTTTCCGTCGACCCGCCGCCCGCGCTGGTGGGTGTCCGGCTGGCAGCGGCCCTGGGAGTGGAGGTGGGATCCCGCCTTGGCGTGCGTGCCGAGGGGGGCGACTTGCCGCTCCAGGTGGTCGGGCTGCTGCGCGGCGGGGGCGAGGAGGAAGACGCCATCCTGGTGACTCTGGAAACGGCCTGGAAAGCCGCCGGGACGAGCGGCAAGATTACGCGCATCGCGGTGAGCGCCCTGACCACCCCGGAGAACGCCTTCTATGCGCGTCTGGGGAGCGACCCCCGGAAGATTCCGCCCAGCGAGTTCGAGCGCTGGTCCTGTACTCCCTTCGTCTCATCGATCGCCTATGAGCTGGAGCGCTCGGTCCCCGGGTCGCGTGCGCGGATCGTGCGGCGCGTGGCGGAATCGGAAGGGCGCATCCTGCAGCGCGTCTCCGCGCTCCTGCTTCTGCTGGCGCTGATGGCCGGATTGGGGGCCACGCTGGCGGTGACCAGCGCCCTGACGGCCGCGGTGCTGGAGCGACGCGCCGAGTTTGGCCTGCTCAAGGCGCTGGGAGCGGGAAACGCTTCGGTCATCGGCCTGCTTGCGGCCGAGGCCGGAATCCTGGGAATCGCCGGCGGACTCTTCGGGGCGCTCGCCGGCGCCTGGCTGGCTCGCTGGATCTCCCTCGCGCTGTTCGGCAGCCCGGTGGCCATTCCGCCGCTCGCCGTGCCGTTGGCGGTGGCGGCCGCGCTGGCCATGGCGTTTCTGGGATGCGTGATCCCGGCGCGCCGGCTGCTCCAATTGCACCCGTTCGAGATGCTGCGTGGCCTCTAG